In Gossypium hirsutum isolate 1008001.06 chromosome D06, Gossypium_hirsutum_v2.1, whole genome shotgun sequence, one genomic interval encodes:
- the LOC107935270 gene encoding U-box domain-containing protein 34 isoform X1: protein MEMSVGSANTGGSPTKLTTVAIAVKSGSGSRRAVRWVVENLKADRFVLVHVMPAVTSIPTPSGDQIPITEMDENVVAMYVQEVKLKFEQVFIPFLNLFKTSKVETVVLEDDYPAIGLLRYISEFGIQTLVLGSYSSNYITRKLKGPGVPNSVLKCAPDTCDIRVVYRQRIITKQANPLWTSGTSSSGFKKHIYGPINASAESTAQNSFGTASSFELNYPYLHAFSSRGSLTNASSISHCHSLGSTQSEKLNLQAEVEQLRLELQNTVAMYKEAREELVDTQNKVRLLSSECLEEASRVNAAQEREEAFRKIAAEEKVKLLQAMKDVEEAKHLLSREANRRQMAELNAHKESLEKQKFVDALFCCDRRYRKYTRDEIEVATDFFSVSNVIGQGGYGKVYKCSLHRTPVAVKVLQSDALDRKEEFLREIEVLSQLHHPHIVLLLGACPENGCLVYEYLENGSLEEHILQKSGKPPLPWFIRFRIVFEVASGLAFLHNSKPDPIVHRDLKPGNILLDRNYVSKIGDVGLAKLISDVVPDNITMYKDSILAGTLFYMDPEYQRTGTVRPKSDLYALGLTTLQLLTARHPNGLLLAVENAIKNCCLADILDKSITDWPLAETEELARIALKCSKLRCRDRPDLDTEVLPILKRLVGVADASLKLGKSNVYAPSYYFCPILQEVMDDPHIAADGFTYEHRAIKAWLGKHNVSPVTKRQLQHSVLTPNHTLRSAIHDWKSRVTLSTT, encoded by the exons ATGGAGATGAGCGTTGGCAGTGCCAACACTGGTGGGTCTCCGACAAAGCTAACTACCGTTGCGATTGCCGTCAAGAGTGGAAGCGGTAGCAGACGTGCGGTTCGATGGGTCGTGGAGAATTTGAAAGCGGATCGTTTTGTTTTGGTCCACGTGATGCCAGCAGTCACCTCTATCCCAACACCAT CAGGAGATCAAATACCTATCACAGAAATGGATGAAAATGTGGTCGCAATGTATGTTCAAGAAGTGAAACTTAAGTTTGAGCAAGTCTTTATACCATTCTTGAACTTATTCAAAACAAGCAAG GTGGAAACAGTGGTGCTCGAGGATGACTATCCTGCAATTGGGCTTCTAAGATACATTTCTGAGTTTGGGATTCAGACTCTGGTATTGGGTTCTTATAGTTCCAATTATATAACAAG GAAGTTGAAGGGTCCTGGGGTACCTAATTCTGTCCTCAAGTGTGCTCCAGATACTTGTGATATTCGGGTTGTTTATAGACAAAGAATCATCACAAAACAAGCTAATCCCCTATGGACTAGCG GGACCAGTTCCAGTGGCTTTAAGAAACATATATATGGTCCTATTAATGCTTCTGCAGAATCTACAGCGCAAAACTCCTTTGGGACAGCATCATCATTTGAGCTTAACTACCCATATTTACATGCATTTTCATCTAGGGGATCTTTAACAAATGCTAGTTCTATTAGTCACTGTCATTCATTGGGTTCTACACAGAGTGAAAAG TTGAATCTGCAGGCTGAAGTGGAACAGCTGCGTCTAGAATTACAAAATACTGTTGCCATGTACAAAGAAGCTCGTGAAGAGCTTGTCGACACCCAGAACAAG GTCCGATTACTTTCTTCAGAATGCCTAGAGGAAGCAAGTAGAGTGAATGCTGCTCAGGAAAGAGAAGAAGCATTCAGAAAAATTGCtgcagaagagaaagtaaaactTTTGCAAGCAATGAAGGATGTTGAAGAGGCAAAACACTTGCTTTCTAGAGAAGCTAATCGAAGGCAGATGGCTGAACTAAATGCTCATAAAGAATCCTTGGAAAAGCAGAAATTTGTCGATGCACTCTTCTGCTGTGACAGAAGGTACAGAAAATACACTAGGGATGAAATCGAAGTGGCAACAGATTTCTTCTCCGTTAGTAATGTGATTGGTCAAGGAGGATACGGGAAAGTCTATAAATGTAGTCTTCATCGCACTCCTGTAGCTGTTAAGGTTCTTCAATCCGATGCATTAGACAGGAAAGAGGAATTTCTAAGGGAG ATTGAAGTTCTAAGCCAGCTACACCATCCACatattgttttgcttcttggAGCTTGTCCAGAGAATGGTTGCTTGGTTTATGAATACTTGGAAAATGGTAGCCTGGAGGAACATATTCTCCAGAAAAGTGGAAAACCTCCTCTTCCTTGGTTTATTCGGTTCCGCATAGTTTTTGAAGTAGCTTCTGGACTTGCGTTTTTACACAACTCAAAGCCAGATCCTATTGTTCATAGAGATTTAAAACCGGGTAATATACTGTTAGATAGAAACTATGTTAGCAAAATTGGGGATGTTGGGCTCGCTAAGCTTATTTCAGATGTTGTGCCTGACAATATCACCATGTACAAAGACTCTATTCTTGCTGGTACTCTCTTCTACATGGACCCCGAGTATCAGAGAACCGGCACCGTCAGACCAAAATCAGATCTATATGCTCTTGGACTTACAACACTCCAGTTACTGACAGCTCGGCATCCAAATGGACTTCTACTGGCAGTTGAAAATGCCATTAAAAATTGCTGCTTAGCTGACATTCTAGACAAGTCAATTACGGATTGGCCACTAGCTGAAACAGAAGAATTAGCTCGAATAGCATTAAAATGTTCAAAGCTTAGATGCAGGGACAGACCTGATCTTGACACAGAGGTTCTGCCAATTCTCAAAAGACTGGTTGGTGTTGCAGATGCTAGTTTAAAGTTGGGAAAGAGCAATGTATATGCTCCAAGCTACTACTTCTGTCCGATCCTTCAG GAAGTGATGGATGACCCTCACATTGCTGCTGATGGTTTTACTTATGAGCATAGAGCAATAAAGGCATGGCTTGGGAAACACAACGTATCGCCGGTTACAAAGCGTCAGCTTCAGCATTCCGTATTGACTCCTAATCACACATTACGCTCTGCCATACATGACTGGAAGTCACGGGTGACATTATCTACTACGTAA
- the LOC107935270 gene encoding U-box domain-containing protein 34 isoform X2, which produces MEMSVGSANTGGSPTKLTTVAIAVKSGSGSRRAVRWVVENLKADRFVLVHVMPAVTSIPTPSGDQIPITEMDENVVAMYVQEVKLKFEQVFIPFLNLFKTSKVETVVLEDDYPAIGLLRYISEFGIQTLVLGSYSSNYITRKLKGPGVPNSVLKCAPDTCDIRVVYRQRIITKQANPLWTSGTSSSGFKKHIYGPINASAESTAQNSFGTASSFELNYPYLHAFSSRGSLTNASSISHCHSLGSTQSEKAEVEQLRLELQNTVAMYKEAREELVDTQNKVRLLSSECLEEASRVNAAQEREEAFRKIAAEEKVKLLQAMKDVEEAKHLLSREANRRQMAELNAHKESLEKQKFVDALFCCDRRYRKYTRDEIEVATDFFSVSNVIGQGGYGKVYKCSLHRTPVAVKVLQSDALDRKEEFLREIEVLSQLHHPHIVLLLGACPENGCLVYEYLENGSLEEHILQKSGKPPLPWFIRFRIVFEVASGLAFLHNSKPDPIVHRDLKPGNILLDRNYVSKIGDVGLAKLISDVVPDNITMYKDSILAGTLFYMDPEYQRTGTVRPKSDLYALGLTTLQLLTARHPNGLLLAVENAIKNCCLADILDKSITDWPLAETEELARIALKCSKLRCRDRPDLDTEVLPILKRLVGVADASLKLGKSNVYAPSYYFCPILQEVMDDPHIAADGFTYEHRAIKAWLGKHNVSPVTKRQLQHSVLTPNHTLRSAIHDWKSRVTLSTT; this is translated from the exons ATGGAGATGAGCGTTGGCAGTGCCAACACTGGTGGGTCTCCGACAAAGCTAACTACCGTTGCGATTGCCGTCAAGAGTGGAAGCGGTAGCAGACGTGCGGTTCGATGGGTCGTGGAGAATTTGAAAGCGGATCGTTTTGTTTTGGTCCACGTGATGCCAGCAGTCACCTCTATCCCAACACCAT CAGGAGATCAAATACCTATCACAGAAATGGATGAAAATGTGGTCGCAATGTATGTTCAAGAAGTGAAACTTAAGTTTGAGCAAGTCTTTATACCATTCTTGAACTTATTCAAAACAAGCAAG GTGGAAACAGTGGTGCTCGAGGATGACTATCCTGCAATTGGGCTTCTAAGATACATTTCTGAGTTTGGGATTCAGACTCTGGTATTGGGTTCTTATAGTTCCAATTATATAACAAG GAAGTTGAAGGGTCCTGGGGTACCTAATTCTGTCCTCAAGTGTGCTCCAGATACTTGTGATATTCGGGTTGTTTATAGACAAAGAATCATCACAAAACAAGCTAATCCCCTATGGACTAGCG GGACCAGTTCCAGTGGCTTTAAGAAACATATATATGGTCCTATTAATGCTTCTGCAGAATCTACAGCGCAAAACTCCTTTGGGACAGCATCATCATTTGAGCTTAACTACCCATATTTACATGCATTTTCATCTAGGGGATCTTTAACAAATGCTAGTTCTATTAGTCACTGTCATTCATTGGGTTCTACACAGAGTGAAAAG GCTGAAGTGGAACAGCTGCGTCTAGAATTACAAAATACTGTTGCCATGTACAAAGAAGCTCGTGAAGAGCTTGTCGACACCCAGAACAAG GTCCGATTACTTTCTTCAGAATGCCTAGAGGAAGCAAGTAGAGTGAATGCTGCTCAGGAAAGAGAAGAAGCATTCAGAAAAATTGCtgcagaagagaaagtaaaactTTTGCAAGCAATGAAGGATGTTGAAGAGGCAAAACACTTGCTTTCTAGAGAAGCTAATCGAAGGCAGATGGCTGAACTAAATGCTCATAAAGAATCCTTGGAAAAGCAGAAATTTGTCGATGCACTCTTCTGCTGTGACAGAAGGTACAGAAAATACACTAGGGATGAAATCGAAGTGGCAACAGATTTCTTCTCCGTTAGTAATGTGATTGGTCAAGGAGGATACGGGAAAGTCTATAAATGTAGTCTTCATCGCACTCCTGTAGCTGTTAAGGTTCTTCAATCCGATGCATTAGACAGGAAAGAGGAATTTCTAAGGGAG ATTGAAGTTCTAAGCCAGCTACACCATCCACatattgttttgcttcttggAGCTTGTCCAGAGAATGGTTGCTTGGTTTATGAATACTTGGAAAATGGTAGCCTGGAGGAACATATTCTCCAGAAAAGTGGAAAACCTCCTCTTCCTTGGTTTATTCGGTTCCGCATAGTTTTTGAAGTAGCTTCTGGACTTGCGTTTTTACACAACTCAAAGCCAGATCCTATTGTTCATAGAGATTTAAAACCGGGTAATATACTGTTAGATAGAAACTATGTTAGCAAAATTGGGGATGTTGGGCTCGCTAAGCTTATTTCAGATGTTGTGCCTGACAATATCACCATGTACAAAGACTCTATTCTTGCTGGTACTCTCTTCTACATGGACCCCGAGTATCAGAGAACCGGCACCGTCAGACCAAAATCAGATCTATATGCTCTTGGACTTACAACACTCCAGTTACTGACAGCTCGGCATCCAAATGGACTTCTACTGGCAGTTGAAAATGCCATTAAAAATTGCTGCTTAGCTGACATTCTAGACAAGTCAATTACGGATTGGCCACTAGCTGAAACAGAAGAATTAGCTCGAATAGCATTAAAATGTTCAAAGCTTAGATGCAGGGACAGACCTGATCTTGACACAGAGGTTCTGCCAATTCTCAAAAGACTGGTTGGTGTTGCAGATGCTAGTTTAAAGTTGGGAAAGAGCAATGTATATGCTCCAAGCTACTACTTCTGTCCGATCCTTCAG GAAGTGATGGATGACCCTCACATTGCTGCTGATGGTTTTACTTATGAGCATAGAGCAATAAAGGCATGGCTTGGGAAACACAACGTATCGCCGGTTACAAAGCGTCAGCTTCAGCATTCCGTATTGACTCCTAATCACACATTACGCTCTGCCATACATGACTGGAAGTCACGGGTGACATTATCTACTACGTAA
- the LOC107935270 gene encoding U-box domain-containing protein 34 isoform X3, giving the protein MITTAGDQIPITEMDENVVAMYVQEVKLKFEQVFIPFLNLFKTSKVETVVLEDDYPAIGLLRYISEFGIQTLVLGSYSSNYITRKLKGPGVPNSVLKCAPDTCDIRVVYRQRIITKQANPLWTSGTSSSGFKKHIYGPINASAESTAQNSFGTASSFELNYPYLHAFSSRGSLTNASSISHCHSLGSTQSEKLNLQAEVEQLRLELQNTVAMYKEAREELVDTQNKVRLLSSECLEEASRVNAAQEREEAFRKIAAEEKVKLLQAMKDVEEAKHLLSREANRRQMAELNAHKESLEKQKFVDALFCCDRRYRKYTRDEIEVATDFFSVSNVIGQGGYGKVYKCSLHRTPVAVKVLQSDALDRKEEFLREIEVLSQLHHPHIVLLLGACPENGCLVYEYLENGSLEEHILQKSGKPPLPWFIRFRIVFEVASGLAFLHNSKPDPIVHRDLKPGNILLDRNYVSKIGDVGLAKLISDVVPDNITMYKDSILAGTLFYMDPEYQRTGTVRPKSDLYALGLTTLQLLTARHPNGLLLAVENAIKNCCLADILDKSITDWPLAETEELARIALKCSKLRCRDRPDLDTEVLPILKRLVGVADASLKLGKSNVYAPSYYFCPILQEVMDDPHIAADGFTYEHRAIKAWLGKHNVSPVTKRQLQHSVLTPNHTLRSAIHDWKSRVTLSTT; this is encoded by the exons ATGATTACTACAGCAGGAGATCAAATACCTATCACAGAAATGGATGAAAATGTGGTCGCAATGTATGTTCAAGAAGTGAAACTTAAGTTTGAGCAAGTCTTTATACCATTCTTGAACTTATTCAAAACAAGCAAG GTGGAAACAGTGGTGCTCGAGGATGACTATCCTGCAATTGGGCTTCTAAGATACATTTCTGAGTTTGGGATTCAGACTCTGGTATTGGGTTCTTATAGTTCCAATTATATAACAAG GAAGTTGAAGGGTCCTGGGGTACCTAATTCTGTCCTCAAGTGTGCTCCAGATACTTGTGATATTCGGGTTGTTTATAGACAAAGAATCATCACAAAACAAGCTAATCCCCTATGGACTAGCG GGACCAGTTCCAGTGGCTTTAAGAAACATATATATGGTCCTATTAATGCTTCTGCAGAATCTACAGCGCAAAACTCCTTTGGGACAGCATCATCATTTGAGCTTAACTACCCATATTTACATGCATTTTCATCTAGGGGATCTTTAACAAATGCTAGTTCTATTAGTCACTGTCATTCATTGGGTTCTACACAGAGTGAAAAG TTGAATCTGCAGGCTGAAGTGGAACAGCTGCGTCTAGAATTACAAAATACTGTTGCCATGTACAAAGAAGCTCGTGAAGAGCTTGTCGACACCCAGAACAAG GTCCGATTACTTTCTTCAGAATGCCTAGAGGAAGCAAGTAGAGTGAATGCTGCTCAGGAAAGAGAAGAAGCATTCAGAAAAATTGCtgcagaagagaaagtaaaactTTTGCAAGCAATGAAGGATGTTGAAGAGGCAAAACACTTGCTTTCTAGAGAAGCTAATCGAAGGCAGATGGCTGAACTAAATGCTCATAAAGAATCCTTGGAAAAGCAGAAATTTGTCGATGCACTCTTCTGCTGTGACAGAAGGTACAGAAAATACACTAGGGATGAAATCGAAGTGGCAACAGATTTCTTCTCCGTTAGTAATGTGATTGGTCAAGGAGGATACGGGAAAGTCTATAAATGTAGTCTTCATCGCACTCCTGTAGCTGTTAAGGTTCTTCAATCCGATGCATTAGACAGGAAAGAGGAATTTCTAAGGGAG ATTGAAGTTCTAAGCCAGCTACACCATCCACatattgttttgcttcttggAGCTTGTCCAGAGAATGGTTGCTTGGTTTATGAATACTTGGAAAATGGTAGCCTGGAGGAACATATTCTCCAGAAAAGTGGAAAACCTCCTCTTCCTTGGTTTATTCGGTTCCGCATAGTTTTTGAAGTAGCTTCTGGACTTGCGTTTTTACACAACTCAAAGCCAGATCCTATTGTTCATAGAGATTTAAAACCGGGTAATATACTGTTAGATAGAAACTATGTTAGCAAAATTGGGGATGTTGGGCTCGCTAAGCTTATTTCAGATGTTGTGCCTGACAATATCACCATGTACAAAGACTCTATTCTTGCTGGTACTCTCTTCTACATGGACCCCGAGTATCAGAGAACCGGCACCGTCAGACCAAAATCAGATCTATATGCTCTTGGACTTACAACACTCCAGTTACTGACAGCTCGGCATCCAAATGGACTTCTACTGGCAGTTGAAAATGCCATTAAAAATTGCTGCTTAGCTGACATTCTAGACAAGTCAATTACGGATTGGCCACTAGCTGAAACAGAAGAATTAGCTCGAATAGCATTAAAATGTTCAAAGCTTAGATGCAGGGACAGACCTGATCTTGACACAGAGGTTCTGCCAATTCTCAAAAGACTGGTTGGTGTTGCAGATGCTAGTTTAAAGTTGGGAAAGAGCAATGTATATGCTCCAAGCTACTACTTCTGTCCGATCCTTCAG GAAGTGATGGATGACCCTCACATTGCTGCTGATGGTTTTACTTATGAGCATAGAGCAATAAAGGCATGGCTTGGGAAACACAACGTATCGCCGGTTACAAAGCGTCAGCTTCAGCATTCCGTATTGACTCCTAATCACACATTACGCTCTGCCATACATGACTGGAAGTCACGGGTGACATTATCTACTACGTAA
- the LOC107935270 gene encoding U-box domain-containing protein 34 isoform X4, with amino-acid sequence MDENVVAMYVQEVKLKFEQVFIPFLNLFKTSKVETVVLEDDYPAIGLLRYISEFGIQTLVLGSYSSNYITRKLKGPGVPNSVLKCAPDTCDIRVVYRQRIITKQANPLWTSGTSSSGFKKHIYGPINASAESTAQNSFGTASSFELNYPYLHAFSSRGSLTNASSISHCHSLGSTQSEKLNLQAEVEQLRLELQNTVAMYKEAREELVDTQNKVRLLSSECLEEASRVNAAQEREEAFRKIAAEEKVKLLQAMKDVEEAKHLLSREANRRQMAELNAHKESLEKQKFVDALFCCDRRYRKYTRDEIEVATDFFSVSNVIGQGGYGKVYKCSLHRTPVAVKVLQSDALDRKEEFLREIEVLSQLHHPHIVLLLGACPENGCLVYEYLENGSLEEHILQKSGKPPLPWFIRFRIVFEVASGLAFLHNSKPDPIVHRDLKPGNILLDRNYVSKIGDVGLAKLISDVVPDNITMYKDSILAGTLFYMDPEYQRTGTVRPKSDLYALGLTTLQLLTARHPNGLLLAVENAIKNCCLADILDKSITDWPLAETEELARIALKCSKLRCRDRPDLDTEVLPILKRLVGVADASLKLGKSNVYAPSYYFCPILQEVMDDPHIAADGFTYEHRAIKAWLGKHNVSPVTKRQLQHSVLTPNHTLRSAIHDWKSRVTLSTT; translated from the exons ATGGATGAAAATGTGGTCGCAATGTATGTTCAAGAAGTGAAACTTAAGTTTGAGCAAGTCTTTATACCATTCTTGAACTTATTCAAAACAAGCAAG GTGGAAACAGTGGTGCTCGAGGATGACTATCCTGCAATTGGGCTTCTAAGATACATTTCTGAGTTTGGGATTCAGACTCTGGTATTGGGTTCTTATAGTTCCAATTATATAACAAG GAAGTTGAAGGGTCCTGGGGTACCTAATTCTGTCCTCAAGTGTGCTCCAGATACTTGTGATATTCGGGTTGTTTATAGACAAAGAATCATCACAAAACAAGCTAATCCCCTATGGACTAGCG GGACCAGTTCCAGTGGCTTTAAGAAACATATATATGGTCCTATTAATGCTTCTGCAGAATCTACAGCGCAAAACTCCTTTGGGACAGCATCATCATTTGAGCTTAACTACCCATATTTACATGCATTTTCATCTAGGGGATCTTTAACAAATGCTAGTTCTATTAGTCACTGTCATTCATTGGGTTCTACACAGAGTGAAAAG TTGAATCTGCAGGCTGAAGTGGAACAGCTGCGTCTAGAATTACAAAATACTGTTGCCATGTACAAAGAAGCTCGTGAAGAGCTTGTCGACACCCAGAACAAG GTCCGATTACTTTCTTCAGAATGCCTAGAGGAAGCAAGTAGAGTGAATGCTGCTCAGGAAAGAGAAGAAGCATTCAGAAAAATTGCtgcagaagagaaagtaaaactTTTGCAAGCAATGAAGGATGTTGAAGAGGCAAAACACTTGCTTTCTAGAGAAGCTAATCGAAGGCAGATGGCTGAACTAAATGCTCATAAAGAATCCTTGGAAAAGCAGAAATTTGTCGATGCACTCTTCTGCTGTGACAGAAGGTACAGAAAATACACTAGGGATGAAATCGAAGTGGCAACAGATTTCTTCTCCGTTAGTAATGTGATTGGTCAAGGAGGATACGGGAAAGTCTATAAATGTAGTCTTCATCGCACTCCTGTAGCTGTTAAGGTTCTTCAATCCGATGCATTAGACAGGAAAGAGGAATTTCTAAGGGAG ATTGAAGTTCTAAGCCAGCTACACCATCCACatattgttttgcttcttggAGCTTGTCCAGAGAATGGTTGCTTGGTTTATGAATACTTGGAAAATGGTAGCCTGGAGGAACATATTCTCCAGAAAAGTGGAAAACCTCCTCTTCCTTGGTTTATTCGGTTCCGCATAGTTTTTGAAGTAGCTTCTGGACTTGCGTTTTTACACAACTCAAAGCCAGATCCTATTGTTCATAGAGATTTAAAACCGGGTAATATACTGTTAGATAGAAACTATGTTAGCAAAATTGGGGATGTTGGGCTCGCTAAGCTTATTTCAGATGTTGTGCCTGACAATATCACCATGTACAAAGACTCTATTCTTGCTGGTACTCTCTTCTACATGGACCCCGAGTATCAGAGAACCGGCACCGTCAGACCAAAATCAGATCTATATGCTCTTGGACTTACAACACTCCAGTTACTGACAGCTCGGCATCCAAATGGACTTCTACTGGCAGTTGAAAATGCCATTAAAAATTGCTGCTTAGCTGACATTCTAGACAAGTCAATTACGGATTGGCCACTAGCTGAAACAGAAGAATTAGCTCGAATAGCATTAAAATGTTCAAAGCTTAGATGCAGGGACAGACCTGATCTTGACACAGAGGTTCTGCCAATTCTCAAAAGACTGGTTGGTGTTGCAGATGCTAGTTTAAAGTTGGGAAAGAGCAATGTATATGCTCCAAGCTACTACTTCTGTCCGATCCTTCAG GAAGTGATGGATGACCCTCACATTGCTGCTGATGGTTTTACTTATGAGCATAGAGCAATAAAGGCATGGCTTGGGAAACACAACGTATCGCCGGTTACAAAGCGTCAGCTTCAGCATTCCGTATTGACTCCTAATCACACATTACGCTCTGCCATACATGACTGGAAGTCACGGGTGACATTATCTACTACGTAA
- the LOC107935272 gene encoding uncharacterized protein isoform X1, producing MASLLSLSAAISVRHKLNRSSAVSANTPSKICHTFPGNGRCQRLSFKTKAAGSIEGHVLDKESASISDKIDYGVVGIHHVGILCENLERSLDFYQNILGLEINEARPHDKLPYRGAWLWVGSEMIHLMELPNPDPLIGRPEHGGRDRHACISIQDVSKLQAILDKAGIPYTLSRSGRPAIFTRDPDANALEFTQV from the exons ATGGCCTCTCTTCTCAGTCTCTCTGCAGCAATTTCTGTTCGACACAAG TTGAATCGTTCAAGTGCCGTATCTGCAAATACACCCTCCAAAATTTGTCATACTTTTCCTGGAAATGGAAGATGTCAAAGGTTAAGTTTCAAGACCAAAGCTGCGGGTTCAATTGAAGGACATGTACTTGACAAAGAATCAGCTAGTATCAGTGACAAGATAG ATTATGGAGTTGTTGGTATTCACCATGTTGGAATTCTATGTGAAAACCTTGAAAGATCGCTTGATTTTTATCAGAATATTTTAG GTCTTGAAATAAATGAGGCTAGGCCACATGATAAGCTTCCATACAGAGGTGCTTGGTTGTGGGTGGGTTCTGAGATGATACATTTGATGGAACTTCCAAATCCAGACCCCTTAATTGGAAGACCTGAACATGGAGGCCGAGACCGTCATGCTTGTATTTCAATTCAAGATGTATCTAAGCTGCAAGCAATCCTTGACAAAGCCG GTATTCCCTACACACTTAGCCGATCCGGGAGGCCAGCAATATTTACACGAGATCCAGATGCAAATGCACTAGAGTTCACACAAGTTTGA
- the LOC107935272 gene encoding uncharacterized protein isoform X2, translating to MASLLSLSAAISVRHKLNRSSAVSANTPSKICHTFPGNGRCQRLSFKTKAAGSIEGHVLDKESASISDKIDYGVVGIHHVGILCENLERSLDFYQNILGLEINEARPHDKLPYRGAWLWVGSEMIHLMELPNPDPLIGRPEHGGRDRHACISIQDVSKLQAILDKADSHAIL from the exons ATGGCCTCTCTTCTCAGTCTCTCTGCAGCAATTTCTGTTCGACACAAG TTGAATCGTTCAAGTGCCGTATCTGCAAATACACCCTCCAAAATTTGTCATACTTTTCCTGGAAATGGAAGATGTCAAAGGTTAAGTTTCAAGACCAAAGCTGCGGGTTCAATTGAAGGACATGTACTTGACAAAGAATCAGCTAGTATCAGTGACAAGATAG ATTATGGAGTTGTTGGTATTCACCATGTTGGAATTCTATGTGAAAACCTTGAAAGATCGCTTGATTTTTATCAGAATATTTTAG GTCTTGAAATAAATGAGGCTAGGCCACATGATAAGCTTCCATACAGAGGTGCTTGGTTGTGGGTGGGTTCTGAGATGATACATTTGATGGAACTTCCAAATCCAGACCCCTTAATTGGAAGACCTGAACATGGAGGCCGAGACCGTCATGCTTGTATTTCAATTCAAGATGTATCTAAGCTGCAAGCAATCCTTGACAAAGCCG ATTCTCATGCAATTCTGTAG